The Acetivibrio cellulolyticus CD2 genome has a segment encoding these proteins:
- a CDS encoding ferritin family protein, with protein sequence MGMGMGMMGISSSDLLLINDIQTAVILEVQAFNYYQRLMALTANEQQRQIITSIQRDEMRHYHWFTMMLRMMGAQQPLIPPGELPVNFVEGTREAIRLELEAAVFYQTIANRATAHFIRMHTTRAIYDEQRHATLLQNILISL encoded by the coding sequence ATGGGTATGGGAATGGGTATGATGGGCATTTCAAGCAGTGATTTGCTCTTGATAAATGACATACAAACAGCTGTAATACTAGAGGTTCAAGCTTTTAACTATTATCAAAGATTAATGGCTCTGACTGCAAATGAACAGCAAAGACAGATTATTACAAGCATACAACGGGATGAAATGAGGCATTATCACTGGTTTACTATGATGTTACGCATGATGGGTGCACAACAACCTCTAATTCCTCCTGGTGAATTACCTGTGAATTTTGTCGAAGGTACCAGAGAGGCTATCCGTCTTGAATTAGAAGCTGCAGTTTTTTATCAAACGATTGCAAATAGAGCAACCGCTCATTTTATTCGGATGCATACCACACGTGCGATTTATGATGAACAACGCCATGCAACTTTACTTCAAAATATATTAATAAGTTTGTAA
- a CDS encoding response regulator — translation MRIAAVDDETHVLERFERMVSEIKELELCGLFETGEQLLAYLKENLLDAVFMDIEMPGINGLQLSEQIQNLNENIEIIFVTAFSQYAVEAFEVQAMDYIMKPMTEERLGKTIRRLLKNNRTVTRSGKPFIQCFGGFEVYSNGEALTWKNSKAKEVLAFLVHKNGVPVSWEKIADAVWPDYNSEKAQTNFHATTYLLRKRLSEAGLSQVLENVRGNYRIVTDKIDCDVYQLEEMIKKNQMKRKEDLLLFEQFMQKGYMEANGYEWSYPRAAELDKMYRKVKTSVKKTNKY, via the coding sequence ATGAGGATTGCAGCAGTGGACGATGAAACACACGTACTGGAACGGTTTGAAAGAATGGTTTCAGAAATAAAGGAGCTTGAACTATGTGGTTTGTTTGAGACAGGAGAACAGTTGCTGGCATATTTGAAAGAGAATCTCCTTGATGCAGTTTTTATGGATATTGAAATGCCGGGTATTAATGGCCTTCAACTATCCGAGCAAATACAAAACCTTAATGAAAATATAGAAATTATTTTTGTCACAGCCTTTAGTCAATATGCTGTAGAGGCTTTTGAAGTGCAGGCTATGGATTATATAATGAAGCCTATGACAGAAGAAAGGCTGGGCAAAACCATACGGAGATTATTAAAGAATAATAGAACGGTAACTCGTTCTGGGAAACCGTTTATTCAATGCTTTGGTGGCTTTGAGGTGTATTCAAATGGAGAAGCATTGACATGGAAGAACTCGAAAGCAAAGGAAGTATTAGCGTTTTTGGTGCATAAGAACGGCGTGCCGGTCAGTTGGGAAAAGATAGCGGATGCTGTTTGGCCGGATTATAATTCTGAAAAAGCTCAGACTAACTTTCATGCAACTACCTATCTGCTGCGGAAAAGATTGTCGGAAGCAGGCCTGTCTCAAGTTCTTGAAAACGTGCGGGGCAATTACAGAATCGTGACAGATAAAATTGATTGTGATGTTTATCAGCTTGAAGAGATGATTAAAAAGAATCAGATGAAAAGGAAAGAAGACTTACTACTGTTTGAACAGTTTATGCAAAAAGGATATATGGAAGCCAACGGATATGAATGGAGTTATCCGAGAGCTGCAGAACTTGACAAAATGTACCGAAAGGTAAAAACCAGCGTAAAAAAAACTAATAAATATTAA